Proteins encoded within one genomic window of Balneolaceae bacterium:
- the rsmH gene encoding 16S rRNA (cytosine(1402)-N(4))-methyltransferase RsmH, protein MTTYHPHTPVLLQPTVEFLVTDESGIYIDATIGGGGHSEKILETLSDDAKLIGLDQDPEALEATKQRLGDDPRLETISGNFGHLTTLIPPKYHGKISGILFDLGVSTHQIKEAERGFSFQEDGPLDMRMSDLSGVSAHDVVNTYDYKKLRDIIYHYGEERLSRQIAKEIIDKRPIETTGELRESIENVIYGRHTIKTVARVFQAIRIEVNRELDVLKQGLEESLEILKSGGRIVAISYHSLEDRIVKNFFRSGNFEGKIEKDFFGNPVKPINVITKQIITPSDEEIEKNPASRSAKLRVAEKVKED, encoded by the coding sequence ATGACAACATATCATCCCCATACACCCGTTTTGCTGCAACCCACCGTGGAGTTCCTGGTGACGGATGAGAGTGGTATATATATAGATGCTACCATCGGGGGAGGTGGACACAGTGAAAAAATTCTCGAAACACTTTCTGATGATGCTAAACTTATAGGGCTCGACCAAGACCCCGAAGCGCTGGAAGCGACCAAACAACGATTGGGAGATGACCCGCGACTGGAAACCATTTCCGGTAATTTCGGGCATCTTACTACTTTAATCCCTCCCAAATATCACGGTAAAATTTCCGGCATTCTGTTTGATTTAGGAGTTTCCACACATCAGATCAAAGAAGCCGAACGCGGGTTTAGTTTCCAGGAAGATGGTCCGCTCGATATGCGAATGAGTGACCTTAGCGGCGTTTCTGCCCACGATGTAGTAAATACGTACGACTATAAAAAATTGCGGGATATCATCTATCACTATGGTGAAGAGCGCCTCAGCCGGCAGATTGCAAAAGAAATTATTGATAAACGACCCATCGAAACAACCGGTGAACTTCGTGAATCTATCGAAAATGTGATTTATGGAAGGCATACCATCAAGACGGTGGCCAGGGTTTTCCAGGCTATTCGGATTGAGGTAAATCGTGAACTGGATGTTTTGAAACAAGGACTTGAAGAGTCTCTCGAGATCCTGAAATCCGGCGGACGAATTGTGGCGATCTCCTACCACTCGCTGGAAGACAGAATTGTGAAGAACTTTTTTAGAAGCGGCAATTTTGAAGGTAAGATTGAAAAAGATTTCTTTGGAAATCCCGTAAAGCCGATCAATGTCATTACAAAACAGATTATTACTCCCTCTGATGAAGAGATTGAAAAAAACCCGGCTTCAAGAAGTGCGAAACTTCGTGTAGCCGAAAAAGTGAAGGAGGATTGA